In Prunus dulcis chromosome 2, ALMONDv2, whole genome shotgun sequence, a single genomic region encodes these proteins:
- the LOC117619750 gene encoding zinc finger CCCH domain-containing protein 11-like, with amino-acid sequence MPPKASKADLAKKQKVVEDKTFGLKNKNKSKNVQKYVQNLKQSVQPKVDPTKAKKKKEEEKAKEKELNDLFKVAVSQPKVPAGVDPKSILCEFFKVGQCTKGFKCKFSHDLNVQRKGEKIDIYSDKRDDETMEDWDQETLEKVVESKKNEYNQNKPTEIVCKHFLEAVEKKQYGWFWACPNGGKECHYRHALPPGYILKSQMKSLLDEESEKIAIEDEIENQRAKVTTCTPMTTDLFMQWRKKKTEEKEAGLAVQRAERAKNDRMSGRELFLADASVFVDDAEAYEKYQRQEPEAAEEKVKDNSAAAGPSASTSVAGSEEVPIDDDDDDDDDDDELDLDELNELEASLSRTSIQIREPGIEAS; translated from the exons ATGCCGCCAAAGGCATCGAAGGCCGACTTGGCAAAGAAGCAGAAGGTCGTGGAGGACAAGACCTTTGGTctgaagaacaagaacaagagtAAGAATGTCCAGAAGTACGTACAGAATCTCAAGCAGTCAGTCCAGCCCAAAGTAGACCCAACCAAAGCCAAG aaaaagaaggaggaagagaaagcCAAAGAGAAGGAGCTTAATGATTTGTTCAAGGTTGCTGTTAGTCAGCCAAAAGTGCCAGCTG GTGTTGATCCCAAGTCTATATTGTGCGAGTTTTTCAAGGTTGGGCAATGTACTAAGGGATTTAAGTGCAAGTTTTCCCATGATTTGAATGTTCAGAGGAAGGGTGAAAAGATTGATATTTACAGTGATAAGCGCGATGATG aaacaatgGAGGATTGGGATCAAGAGACGTTGGAGAAGGTTGTGGAGTCAAAGAAGAATGAGTATAACCAGAATAAGCCCACCGAGATT GTTTGCAAACACTTCTTGGAAGCAGTGGAAAAGAAGCAGTATGGTTGGTTTTGGGCTTGTCCAAATGGTGGAAAAGAGTGCCATTACAGACATGCTCTTCCTCCTGGCTATATTTTGAAGTCTCAGATGAAGTCACTTCTTGACGAAGAGTCTGAAAAAATTGCCATTGAGGATGAGATCGAAAATCAG CGTGCAAAAGTTACAACCTGTACTCCAATGACCACTGATTTGTTCATGcaatggaggaagaaaaagacagAAGAGAAAGAGGCTGGCCTGGCTGTACAACGAGCAGAGAGGGCTAAGAATGACCGCATGAG TGGTCGTGAGTTGTTTCTTGCGGATGCTAGCGTGTTTGTGGATGATGCTGAAGCTTATGAAAAATACCAGAGACAAGAACCTGAGGCTGCTGAAGAGAag GTCAAAGACAACTCAGCAGCAGCAGGACCAAGCGCCTCGACTAGTGTGGCTGGTTCCGAAGAAGTCCCCATCGATGATGACGATGAcgatgacgatgatgatgatgagttgGATTTGGATGAGTTAAATGAACTTGAAGCAAGTTTGTCAAGAACATCCATTCAGATAAGGGAACCAGGTATAGAGGCATCTTGA
- the LOC117620347 gene encoding uncharacterized protein YKR070W-like isoform X1: MTPMRMTYRTVFKVYQSKNRAPYLFQSRSYSQSQFQSRLEPERPSFGIAFDIDGVILRGRVPVGGSPRALRKLYGTSGTLKAPFLFLTNGGGIPESRRAAELTELLGVNILPSQVVQGHTPFKSLLRRYKNELIIALGKGEPALVMSDYGFKKVLSLDEYASYFKNIDPVSQYKLWRTKQALDCSHPKESVPRYDVYSDRVSAAFVVSDPVDWGRDIQVLCDILRSGGFPGQENGHQPPLYFAADDLEYQAAFPSERLGMGAFRIALESIFNRIHHDPLEYVSFGKPNPFVFKNTEAILTQLQPSHCHNDTTNTGNSQSHAFKTLYMIGDNPSVDVKGAQQAGHPWFSILTRTGVFKGKDNHAEFPADLVVDTVEEAVDYILKREGTP; the protein is encoded by the exons ATGACGCCGATGAGGATGACATACCGTACGGTCTTCAAGGTTTATCAGAGCAAAAATAGAGCGCCATATTTGTTTCAATCGCGTTCATACTCTCAGTCGCAGTTTCAATCTAGGCTCGAACCCGAACG GCCTTCGTTTGGAATTGCGTTTGACATTGACGGGGTTATTCTCCGTGGCCGTGTTCCCGTTGGAGGGTCTCCGCGAGCTTTAAGGAAGTTGTACGGAACATCAG GTACTTTGAAGGctccttttctgtttttgaccAATG GAGGTGGCATACCGGAATCAAGACGAGCCGCTGAATTAACTGAACTTTTGGGAGTTAACATCTTGCCTTCTCAG GTTGTACAGGGTCACACACCTTTCAAAAGTTTGTTGAGAAG ATATAAGAATGAACTCATTATTGCTCTTGGAAAAGGGGAACCGGCTCTTGTAATGTCTGATTATGGTTTCAA AAAAGTTCTCTCATTAGATGAGTATGCATCCTACTTCAAGAATATTGATCCTGTATCTCAATATAAGCTGTGGAGAACTAAGCAGGCATTGGATTGCAGCCACCCCAAGGAGTCTGTGCCAAGATATGATGTTTATTCTGACAGGGTTAGTGCAGCTTTTGTTGTCAGCGACCCTGTAGATTGGGGCAGGGACATTCAG GTTCTCTGTGACATTCTAAGATCTGGAGGGTTTCCTGGACAAGAGAACGGGCATCAACCACCTCTATATTTTGCCGCAGATGATCTTGAGTATCAG GCTGCATTTCCTTCTGAGCGACTCGGAATGGGTGCTTTCAGAATTGCACTTGAAAGCATCTTCAACAG GATTCACCATGATCCTTTGGAATATGTCTCTTTTGGGAAGCCAAATCCGTTTGTGTTTAAGAACACTGAAGCTATATTGACACAGCTTCAACCATCTCATTGTCATAATGATACAACAAATACTGGAAACTCTCAGTCGCATGCTTTCAAAACCCTTTACATGATTGGTGACAACCCTTCAGTTGATGTCAAAGGTGCTCAACAG GCTGGACATCCTTGGTTTTCTATTTTGACGAGGACAGGTGTTTTTAAGGGGAAAGATAATCATGCAGAGTTTCCAGCAGATCTG GTTGTGGATACCGTAGAAGAGGCAGTGGACTACATTCTGAAGAGAGAAGGAACTCCTTAG
- the LOC117620347 gene encoding uncharacterized protein YKR070W-like isoform X2, with protein sequence MTPMRMTYRTVFKVYQSKNRAPYLFQSRSYSQSQFQSRLEPERPSFGIAFDIDGVILRGRVPVGGSPRALRKLYGTSGTLKAPFLFLTNGGGIPESRRAAELTELLGVNILPSQVVQGHTPFKSLLRRKVLSLDEYASYFKNIDPVSQYKLWRTKQALDCSHPKESVPRYDVYSDRVSAAFVVSDPVDWGRDIQVLCDILRSGGFPGQENGHQPPLYFAADDLEYQAAFPSERLGMGAFRIALESIFNRIHHDPLEYVSFGKPNPFVFKNTEAILTQLQPSHCHNDTTNTGNSQSHAFKTLYMIGDNPSVDVKGAQQAGHPWFSILTRTGVFKGKDNHAEFPADLVVDTVEEAVDYILKREGTP encoded by the exons ATGACGCCGATGAGGATGACATACCGTACGGTCTTCAAGGTTTATCAGAGCAAAAATAGAGCGCCATATTTGTTTCAATCGCGTTCATACTCTCAGTCGCAGTTTCAATCTAGGCTCGAACCCGAACG GCCTTCGTTTGGAATTGCGTTTGACATTGACGGGGTTATTCTCCGTGGCCGTGTTCCCGTTGGAGGGTCTCCGCGAGCTTTAAGGAAGTTGTACGGAACATCAG GTACTTTGAAGGctccttttctgtttttgaccAATG GAGGTGGCATACCGGAATCAAGACGAGCCGCTGAATTAACTGAACTTTTGGGAGTTAACATCTTGCCTTCTCAG GTTGTACAGGGTCACACACCTTTCAAAAGTTTGTTGAGAAG AAAAGTTCTCTCATTAGATGAGTATGCATCCTACTTCAAGAATATTGATCCTGTATCTCAATATAAGCTGTGGAGAACTAAGCAGGCATTGGATTGCAGCCACCCCAAGGAGTCTGTGCCAAGATATGATGTTTATTCTGACAGGGTTAGTGCAGCTTTTGTTGTCAGCGACCCTGTAGATTGGGGCAGGGACATTCAG GTTCTCTGTGACATTCTAAGATCTGGAGGGTTTCCTGGACAAGAGAACGGGCATCAACCACCTCTATATTTTGCCGCAGATGATCTTGAGTATCAG GCTGCATTTCCTTCTGAGCGACTCGGAATGGGTGCTTTCAGAATTGCACTTGAAAGCATCTTCAACAG GATTCACCATGATCCTTTGGAATATGTCTCTTTTGGGAAGCCAAATCCGTTTGTGTTTAAGAACACTGAAGCTATATTGACACAGCTTCAACCATCTCATTGTCATAATGATACAACAAATACTGGAAACTCTCAGTCGCATGCTTTCAAAACCCTTTACATGATTGGTGACAACCCTTCAGTTGATGTCAAAGGTGCTCAACAG GCTGGACATCCTTGGTTTTCTATTTTGACGAGGACAGGTGTTTTTAAGGGGAAAGATAATCATGCAGAGTTTCCAGCAGATCTG GTTGTGGATACCGTAGAAGAGGCAGTGGACTACATTCTGAAGAGAGAAGGAACTCCTTAG
- the LOC117620347 gene encoding uncharacterized protein YKR070W-like isoform X4, producing the protein MTPMRMTYRTVFKVYQSKNRAPYLFQSRSYSQSQFQSRLEPERPSFGIAFDIDGVILRGRVPVGGSPRALRKLYGTSGTLKAPFLFLTNGGGIPESRRAAELTELLGVNILPSQVVQGHTPFKSLLRRYKNELIIALGKGEPALVMSDYGFKKVLSLDEYASYFKNIDPVSQYKLWRTKQALDCSHPKESVPRYDVYSDRVSAAFVVSDPVDWGRDIQVLCDILRSGGFPGQENGHQPPLYFAADDLEYQAAFPSERLGMGAFRIALESIFNRIHHDPLEYVSFGKPNPFVFKNTEAILTQLQPSHCHNDTTNTGNSQSHAFKTLYMIGDNPSVDVKGAQQFSGWTSLVFYFDEDRCF; encoded by the exons ATGACGCCGATGAGGATGACATACCGTACGGTCTTCAAGGTTTATCAGAGCAAAAATAGAGCGCCATATTTGTTTCAATCGCGTTCATACTCTCAGTCGCAGTTTCAATCTAGGCTCGAACCCGAACG GCCTTCGTTTGGAATTGCGTTTGACATTGACGGGGTTATTCTCCGTGGCCGTGTTCCCGTTGGAGGGTCTCCGCGAGCTTTAAGGAAGTTGTACGGAACATCAG GTACTTTGAAGGctccttttctgtttttgaccAATG GAGGTGGCATACCGGAATCAAGACGAGCCGCTGAATTAACTGAACTTTTGGGAGTTAACATCTTGCCTTCTCAG GTTGTACAGGGTCACACACCTTTCAAAAGTTTGTTGAGAAG ATATAAGAATGAACTCATTATTGCTCTTGGAAAAGGGGAACCGGCTCTTGTAATGTCTGATTATGGTTTCAA AAAAGTTCTCTCATTAGATGAGTATGCATCCTACTTCAAGAATATTGATCCTGTATCTCAATATAAGCTGTGGAGAACTAAGCAGGCATTGGATTGCAGCCACCCCAAGGAGTCTGTGCCAAGATATGATGTTTATTCTGACAGGGTTAGTGCAGCTTTTGTTGTCAGCGACCCTGTAGATTGGGGCAGGGACATTCAG GTTCTCTGTGACATTCTAAGATCTGGAGGGTTTCCTGGACAAGAGAACGGGCATCAACCACCTCTATATTTTGCCGCAGATGATCTTGAGTATCAG GCTGCATTTCCTTCTGAGCGACTCGGAATGGGTGCTTTCAGAATTGCACTTGAAAGCATCTTCAACAG GATTCACCATGATCCTTTGGAATATGTCTCTTTTGGGAAGCCAAATCCGTTTGTGTTTAAGAACACTGAAGCTATATTGACACAGCTTCAACCATCTCATTGTCATAATGATACAACAAATACTGGAAACTCTCAGTCGCATGCTTTCAAAACCCTTTACATGATTGGTGACAACCCTTCAGTTGATGTCAAAGGTGCTCAACAG TTCTCAGGCTGGACATCCTTGGTTTTCTATTTTGACGAGGACAGGTGTTTTTAA
- the LOC117620347 gene encoding uncharacterized protein YKR070W-like isoform X3, with protein sequence MTPMRMTYRTVFKVYQSKNRAPYLFQSRSYSQSQFQSRLEPERPSFGIAFDIDGVILRGRVPVGGSPRALRKLYGTSGTLKAPFLFLTNGGGIPESRRAAELTELLGVNILPSQVVQGHTPFKSLLRRYKNELIIALGKGEPALVMSDYGFKKVLSLDEYASYFKNIDPVSQYKLWRTKQALDCSHPKESVPRYDVYSDRVSAAFVVSDPVDWGRDIQVLCDILRSGGFPGQENGHQPPLYFAADDLEYQAAFPSERLGMGAFRIALESIFNRIHHDPLEYVSFGKPNPFVFKNTEAILTQLQPSHCHNDTTNTGNSQSHAFKTLYMIGDNPSVDVKGAQQVFLRGKIIMQSFQQIWLWIP encoded by the exons ATGACGCCGATGAGGATGACATACCGTACGGTCTTCAAGGTTTATCAGAGCAAAAATAGAGCGCCATATTTGTTTCAATCGCGTTCATACTCTCAGTCGCAGTTTCAATCTAGGCTCGAACCCGAACG GCCTTCGTTTGGAATTGCGTTTGACATTGACGGGGTTATTCTCCGTGGCCGTGTTCCCGTTGGAGGGTCTCCGCGAGCTTTAAGGAAGTTGTACGGAACATCAG GTACTTTGAAGGctccttttctgtttttgaccAATG GAGGTGGCATACCGGAATCAAGACGAGCCGCTGAATTAACTGAACTTTTGGGAGTTAACATCTTGCCTTCTCAG GTTGTACAGGGTCACACACCTTTCAAAAGTTTGTTGAGAAG ATATAAGAATGAACTCATTATTGCTCTTGGAAAAGGGGAACCGGCTCTTGTAATGTCTGATTATGGTTTCAA AAAAGTTCTCTCATTAGATGAGTATGCATCCTACTTCAAGAATATTGATCCTGTATCTCAATATAAGCTGTGGAGAACTAAGCAGGCATTGGATTGCAGCCACCCCAAGGAGTCTGTGCCAAGATATGATGTTTATTCTGACAGGGTTAGTGCAGCTTTTGTTGTCAGCGACCCTGTAGATTGGGGCAGGGACATTCAG GTTCTCTGTGACATTCTAAGATCTGGAGGGTTTCCTGGACAAGAGAACGGGCATCAACCACCTCTATATTTTGCCGCAGATGATCTTGAGTATCAG GCTGCATTTCCTTCTGAGCGACTCGGAATGGGTGCTTTCAGAATTGCACTTGAAAGCATCTTCAACAG GATTCACCATGATCCTTTGGAATATGTCTCTTTTGGGAAGCCAAATCCGTTTGTGTTTAAGAACACTGAAGCTATATTGACACAGCTTCAACCATCTCATTGTCATAATGATACAACAAATACTGGAAACTCTCAGTCGCATGCTTTCAAAACCCTTTACATGATTGGTGACAACCCTTCAGTTGATGTCAAAGGTGCTCAACAG GTGTTTTTAAGGGGAAAGATAATCATGCAGAGTTTCCAGCAGATCTG GTTGTGGATACCGTAG
- the LOC117620347 gene encoding uncharacterized protein YKR070W-like isoform X5, translating into MQVVQGHTPFKSLLRRYKNELIIALGKGEPALVMSDYGFKKVLSLDEYASYFKNIDPVSQYKLWRTKQALDCSHPKESVPRYDVYSDRVSAAFVVSDPVDWGRDIQVLCDILRSGGFPGQENGHQPPLYFAADDLEYQAAFPSERLGMGAFRIALESIFNRIHHDPLEYVSFGKPNPFVFKNTEAILTQLQPSHCHNDTTNTGNSQSHAFKTLYMIGDNPSVDVKGAQQAGHPWFSILTRTGVFKGKDNHAEFPADLVVDTVEEAVDYILKREGTP; encoded by the exons ATGCAGGTTGTACAGGGTCACACACCTTTCAAAAGTTTGTTGAGAAG ATATAAGAATGAACTCATTATTGCTCTTGGAAAAGGGGAACCGGCTCTTGTAATGTCTGATTATGGTTTCAA AAAAGTTCTCTCATTAGATGAGTATGCATCCTACTTCAAGAATATTGATCCTGTATCTCAATATAAGCTGTGGAGAACTAAGCAGGCATTGGATTGCAGCCACCCCAAGGAGTCTGTGCCAAGATATGATGTTTATTCTGACAGGGTTAGTGCAGCTTTTGTTGTCAGCGACCCTGTAGATTGGGGCAGGGACATTCAG GTTCTCTGTGACATTCTAAGATCTGGAGGGTTTCCTGGACAAGAGAACGGGCATCAACCACCTCTATATTTTGCCGCAGATGATCTTGAGTATCAG GCTGCATTTCCTTCTGAGCGACTCGGAATGGGTGCTTTCAGAATTGCACTTGAAAGCATCTTCAACAG GATTCACCATGATCCTTTGGAATATGTCTCTTTTGGGAAGCCAAATCCGTTTGTGTTTAAGAACACTGAAGCTATATTGACACAGCTTCAACCATCTCATTGTCATAATGATACAACAAATACTGGAAACTCTCAGTCGCATGCTTTCAAAACCCTTTACATGATTGGTGACAACCCTTCAGTTGATGTCAAAGGTGCTCAACAG GCTGGACATCCTTGGTTTTCTATTTTGACGAGGACAGGTGTTTTTAAGGGGAAAGATAATCATGCAGAGTTTCCAGCAGATCTG GTTGTGGATACCGTAGAAGAGGCAGTGGACTACATTCTGAAGAGAGAAGGAACTCCTTAG
- the LOC117619455 gene encoding leucine aminopeptidase: MAPIDPHSFTESTHPLATHISLSLFFDFPSSTIHASALLTLPAPHSGPLSLDARALTVHSVLDPQSSAPLPFSLSSPDPIKGCHLTVSLSNHSSFLIVYSTSPSSSALQWLSPPQTFNKTLPFVYTQCQAIHARSVFPCQDTPAARVRYAAKLNVPRQLSAVMSARHVDRRDPIAGEGAALVSADALWCAEGRVVEEFVMEQPIPPYLFAFAVGELGFREGGPRTRVYSEAVPAVLESAATEFASTEDMIRQGESLFGPYEWERFDLLVLPPSFPYGGMENPRMTFLTPTVLKGDSSGAQVVAHELAHSWTGNLITNKTNEHFWLNEGFTTYAERRIVEAVQGEDRAALNIGIGWRGLNKEMERFKDNLEVTKLKTNQEGVDPDDVYSEVPYEKGFQFLWRIERQVGRPAFDEFLKKYIATFKFQSIDTDTFLDFLKANLPGIEKEVDLILWTEGTGIPPDAYEPVSSIYSKIVSMANEFKLGRMPREDEVADWQGQEWELYLENLPKSIEASQILELNSRFRLSESKDYEVKVAFLLLAIASKCKEHYVEVEKTLKAVGRKKYLVPLYSALVEGGTGKEEEKILAKRVFAEARDTYHPIAQGVIETILSKHI; this comes from the exons ATGGCGCCAATCGACCCTCACTCGTTTACCGAGTCGACTCACCCACTCGCCACCCAcatctcactctctctcttcttcgaCTTCCCCTCCTCCACCATACACGCCTCCGCCCTCCTCACCCTCCCGGCCCCACACTCTGGCCCACTCTCCCTCGACGCGCGTGCACTCACCGTCCACTCCGTCCTCGACCCCCAATCCTCTGCTCCCCTCCCTTTCTCCCTTTCCTCTCCTGACCCAATCAAAGGCTGCCACCTCACCGTCTCCCTCTCCAACCACTCCTCTTTTCTCATCGTCTACTCCACTTCCCCTTCCTCCTCCGCCCTCCAGTGGCTCTCTCCTCCCCAGACCTTCAACAAAACGCTGCCGTTTGTCTACACACAATGCCAGGCCATCCACGCGCGCTCCGTCTTCCCATGCCAGGACACTCCGGCGGCGCGTGTGCGCTACGCGGCAAAGCTTAACGTCCCACGCCAGCTCTCCGCCGTCATGTCCGCTCGCCACGTGGACCGCCGTGACCCGATCGCCGGCGAGGGAGCCGCGCTGGTCTCCGCTGACGCACTGTGGTGCGCCGAGGGGAGAGTCGTCGAGGAGTTCGTGATGGAGCAACCAATCCCGCCGTACCTGTTCGCCTTCGCCGTCGGCGAGCTAGGATTTCGGGAGGGGGGACCGAGAACTAGGGTTTACTCGGAGGCGGTTCCGGCGGTGCTGGAATCGGCGGCGACTGAGTTCGCGAGCACCGAGGACATGATCAGGCAAGGGGAGTCCTTGTTTGGGCCGTATGAGTGGGAAAGGTTCGATCTCTTGGTGCTTCCGCCGAGCTTTCCGTACGGTGGTATGGAGAATCCAAGAATGACGTTCTTGACGCCGACGGTGCTCAAAGGCGACTCGAGCGGCGCGCAGGTGGTGGCGCACGAGCTGGCGCATAGCTGGACTGGGAACTTGATCACCAACAAGACTAATGAACATTTTTGGTTGAATGAG GGTTTCACGACATATGCTGAGAGGAGAATTGTTGAGGCTGTGCAAGGCGAGGACAGAGCTGCATTAAACATTGGAATTGGTTGGCGGGGTTTGAATAAGGAAATGGAGAGGTTCAAGGATAACTTGGAGGTCACAAAGCTGAAAACCAACCAGGAAGGAGTTGACCCAGATGATGTGTATTCTGAAGTTCCATATGAAAAAGGTTTCCAGTTTCTATGGCGCATTGAACGCCAG GTTGGAAGGCCTGCATTTGATGAATTTCTCAAGAAATATATTGCCACCTTCAAGTTCCAGTCAATTGATACCGATACATTTCTCGATTTTCTGAAAGCAAACCTACCTGGAATAGAGAAAGAGGTTGACTTAATATTATGGACTGAGGGTACTGGTATCCCTCCGGATGCCTATGAACCAGTTTCCAGTATATATTCAAAGATTGTGTCAATGGCAAATGAATTTAAGCTTGGTAGGATGCCAAGGGAGGATGAAGTTGCTGATTGGCAAGGGCAGGAGTGGGAGCTCTACTTGGAGAACCTGCCCAAATCTATTGAAGCTTCACAG ATTTTGGAGTTGAATTCACGCTTCAGGCTGTCTGAGTCAAAAGATTACGAGGTGAAGGTGGCATTCCTCCTACTGGCCATTGCTTCCAAGTGCAAAGAACACTATGTTGAGGTGGAGAAAACTTTGAAGGCAGTTGGAAGGAAGAAGTACCTTGTCCCACTCTACTCTGCTCTTGTAGAAGGCGGCActggaaaggaagaagagaagattTTGGCCAAAAGGGTGTTTGCAGAGGCGCGTGACACTTATCACCCTATAGCTCAAGGTGTTATTGAGACAATTCTTAGCAAACACATCTAG
- the LOC117620257 gene encoding protein TONNEAU 1a-like: protein MDDYTREMMDLKTLVTRTLEKKGVLAKIRAELRASVFEAIEEEDKVIEKEEGLPPALLGSCNDRAKQLHASPSGRLLTALVCEYLDWAQLNHTLKVYQPECNLQKDSWKAELKDFSSKNGYDLNRNGDSGPLLLDVLEGFLKFENLSQARGTGRRLATSETESLSNLDSRNMRRPSSSSVAGGLPPLGRPGASSQSSDRRGGSSMSSYRKDDYNWRYDSDESPEDVIRASSAMENLQLDRKARNLTTSWRHAGDGISEDEGRSDQM from the exons ATGGATGACTACACGAGGGAGATGATGGACCTCAAGACTCTGGTCACTCGCACCCTTGAGAAGAAGGGCGTTCTGGCCAAGATCCGG GCTGAGTTGAGAGCAAGTGTGTTTGAGGCAATTGAAGAGGAGGACAAGGTCATCGAGAAAGAAGAAGGCTTGCCTCCGGCATTGCTTGGTAGCTGCAACGATCGTGCTAAACAGCTCCATGCTTCCCCTTCAG GAAGGTTGCTTACAGCACTAGTATGCGAATACTTAGACTGGGCGCAACTAAACCATACGCTAAAAGTGTATCAGCCTGAGTGTAATTTG CAAAAGGATTCTTGGAAAGCTGAGTTGAAGGACTTTAGTAGCAAGAATGGATATGATCTTAACCGAAATGGGGATAGTGGTCCTTTGCTTTTGGACGTGCTTGAAggatttttgaaatttgag AATTTATCACAAGCAAGGGGTACTGGAAGGAGGCTAGCTACTTCAGAAACAGAGTCCTTATCCAATTTAGACTCACGCAACATGCGAAGaccttcttcatcatctgttGCTGGAGGGCTGCCTCCACTAGGAAG GCCTGGTGCGTCTTCCCAGTCATCTG ATCGAAGAGGTGGGTCGTCCATGTCTAGCTACAGGAAAGATGACTACAATTGGAGATATGATAGTGATGAAAGTCCAGAGGATGTCATTCGAGCTTCAAGTGCCATGGAAAACCTTCAATTGGATAGAAAAGCTCGCAATCTAACCACATCGTGGCG GCATGCAGGCGATGGAATTAGTGAGGATGAGGGCAGGTCTGATCAGATGTAG
- the LOC117617038 gene encoding probable adenylate kinase 1, chloroplastic translates to MAVLNRVLRLRAASSFSVRSFRSSSFLNSETDLKASSSVIAQNSLPLQRDVKDRNVQWVFLGCPGVGKGTYASRLSTLLGVPHIATGDLVRDELSSSGPFALQLAEVVNQGKLVSDEIIINLLSKRLEASAAKGETGFILDGFPRTIRQAEILEGVTDIDLVVNLKLREEALLAKCLGRRICSECGGNYNVACIDIKGEDGKPGMYMAPLLPPPHCASKLITRSDDTEEVVKERLRIYNDKSQPVEGFYCSRGKLLEFDLPGGIPESWPKLLRALNLEDHEDKQSAAA, encoded by the exons ATGGCGGTTTTGAACCGCGTTTTAAGATTAAGAGCAGCAAGCTCTTTCTCAGTTCGGAGCTTCCGTTCATCATCCTTTCTAAATTCCGAAACTGACCTCAAGGCGTCTTCCTCTGTCATCGCCCAAAACTCTCTTCCTCTGCAGCGAGACGTTAAGGACAGGAATGTCCAGTGGGTCTTCCTCGGCTGCCCCGGCGTCGGCAAAGGCACCTACGCCTCTCGCCTCTCCACCCTCCTCGGCGTCCCCCACATCGCCACCGGCGATCTCGTTCGCGACGAGCTCTCGTCTTCTGGTCCCTTCGCTCTTCAG CTTGCAGAGGTTGTGAACCAGGGAAAATTGGTTTCGGATGAGATTATCATAAACTTGTTGTCCAAGCGTCTTGAAGCTAGTGCAGCTAAGGGTGAAACTGGCTTCATTCTTGACGGTTTTCCTCGAACTATTCGTCAGGCG GAAATTTTAGAGGGCGTAACAGACATTGACTTGGTGGTCAACCTAAAGCTTCGTGAAGAGGCTCTACTTGCAAAGTGCCTTGGAAGAAGGATTTGTAGTGAGTGTGGAGGGAATTACAATGTGGCCTGCATTGACATTAAGGGCGAGGATGGGAAGCCTGGCATGTACATGGCTCCACTTCTTCCCCCTCCACATTGTGCATCAAAGCTTATCACACGATCCGATGACACTGAAGAAGTTGTGAAGGAAAGACTCCGGATATATAATGATAAG AGTCAACCTGTGGAGGGGTTCTACTGCAGTCGAGGAAAATTGTTAGAGTTTGATCTTCCTGGAGGGATTCCTGAATCCTGGCCAAAGCTGCTTCGGGCTTTGAATCTGGAAGACCATGAAGACAAACAGTCTGCAGCCGCATGA
- the LOC117618681 gene encoding elongator complex protein 6 has translation MEQGTLLDEALGSLHLSGRVVLLEDCVETSAAFVLHHILKRSLSQPPHSSNVVVFVAFAHPFSHYDRILRRLGCNLVVQRDNNRFFLFDMLVDCPDGEEGKNSDGGLVALYGKIQKTISALPQENKHCVTVMIDDISLMEVAAKGSTNLVLDFLHYCHTLVSEFGCSLVMLNHDDIYSDTVRPSLILQMEYLADILIRAEPLATGLASDVHGQLTVLNSGKERSRNKLSNFQFKVRENSVEYFYPGSRT, from the exons GACTGCGTCGAGACCAGTGCCGCTTTCGTCCTGCACCACATTCTCAAGCGCTCTCTTTCTCAGCCTCCTCACTCCTCCAACGTCGTCGTTTTTGTTGCCTTCGCTCACCCCTTCTCTCACTACGATCGGATCCTTCGAAGACTG GGTTGCAACTTAGTTGTGCAAAGGGACAATAACagattctttttatttgacaTGCTTGTGGATTGCCCAG ATggtgaagaaggaaaaaacagTGATGGTGGACTTGTTGCTTTGTATGGGAAAATCCAAAAGACTATAAGTGCCTTACCTCAAGAGAACAAGCACTGTGTCACTGTTATGATTGATGATATCTCTCTGATGGAGGTGGCTGCTAAGGGATCTACAAATCTTGTTTTAGACTTTCTTCATTACTGCCACACTTTAGTATCAGAATTT GGTTGTTCCTTAGTCATGCTCAATCATGACGATATATATTCAGACACGGTGAGGCCCTCCCTTATTTTACAGATGGAGTATCTAGCAGACATTCTGATACGAGCAGAACCACTAGCCACTGGTTTGGCATCAGATGTGCATGGGCAG TTGACAGTCCTGAACAGTGGGAAGGAGAGATCAAGAAACAAGCTGTCTAATTTCCAATTCAAAGTAAGGGAAAACAGTGTCGAATATTTCTATCCTGGAAGCAGGACTTGA